In the Calonectris borealis chromosome 36, bCalBor7.hap1.2, whole genome shotgun sequence genome, GTAGGCGTGTCTCCTCCCGACGAAGCCCCGCCCTCCCACTGAAGCCCCGCCTCCATCttgccgcggccccgccccgcggtcGCCATGGAGACGGCAGCACCGCCCTACCCCTCATGCGAGGGGGGGGACAGCGCGGGATCATGGGATACATCCCCCCCCCTTGGCGCAAGGGATCACGGGATACATCCCCCCTTGGCGCAAGGGATCACGGGatacatccccccccccccccccccggcgctgcATGAACCACGTGAccgccggggggtcccggccTCGCTCGATCGGAcgcgggggtcgggggggggagGCACAGGATCCCCCCAGAAGCCTGGACCCaataccccgggacccccccgcaaTACCCGGGGAACCCCCAAAATACCCCGGAAACCCCCCAAAATGCCAAGCCCCCCCCCCaataccccgggacccccccaaataccccaggAACCCCCAAAATACCCCGGGGAACCCCCCAATTCCCCGGaaccccccccaaaataccccgcaaccccccccaaataccccgggacccccccaaaacccccttgggacccccccagcaccccaaaactatTCACATCACGCGGGGGCTGTCGTCATTTCACCTTTAGTGGCGTTTGttgggctcgggggggggggggtccggggacCCTGTTttgaggggacccaggcatctggggcggccccaggagtttgggggaggACCCTGGCATCTGGgaccccccattttggggggccccaggtgtccagggaccccattttggggggcctcaggagtttgggggggacccaggcacctgaggctccccattttggggggccCAGGcacctgggggggacccaggagtttggggggggacccaggcatccgggtccccccattttggggggacccaggtgtctgggggggacccaggagttcaggggggggacccaggcatccgggcccccccattttggggggacccaggtgtctgggggggacccaggagttcaggggggggacccaggcatccgggcccccccattttggggggacccaggtgtctgggggggacccaggagttcaggggggggacccaggtgtccggacACTCCATTTTGGGGGGACCCAAgagtttggggggcacccaggtgtctgaggctccccattttggggggccCCAGGCACCCGGGGGAGTCCCAGGACTTtgcgggggggacccaggagtttggggaccccattttggggggacccaggcgtctgggggggacccaggagtttgggggaggACCCTGGCATCTGGgaccccccattttggggggccccaggagtttgggggggcctcaggagtttgggggggacccaggcatccaagGCTCCCCATTTCGGGGGGCCCAGGCACCTGGGGGGgaacccaggagtttggggggggaccccggcatccaaggctccccattttggggggccccaggcacccgggggggaacccaggagtttggggggggcccaggcACCCGGGCCCCCCCATTTGGGGGCTCAGGGgaaggggcgcgggggggggcggtgcaGGGCGGCGTCCAGGCCGGTGCCCAGGGCGCAGCCGCCCGTCAGCGCCAGGAAGGCCCCGAGGAGGAGGCGGTCGAGGGCCAGCGCCGCCGCGCGCCACCGCTCCCGGCCctgcgggggcacgggggggtcacggggggcgcggggggggcacggggtcatgggggtcacagggggggtcacggggggcgcggggggcacggggggcacggggggggcacgggggacacggggtcatgggggtcacggggggtgcggggggggtcacaggggtcaCGGGGtcatggggggcacgggggggtcatgggggcacgggggggtcacgggggcaCGGGGtcatggggggcacggggggtcaTGGGGGCACGGGGGGTCATGGGGGGCACGGGAGgcacgggggggtcacgggggcaCGGGGtcatggggggcacggggggcacgggggggtcatggggagcacggggggcacgggggggtcatGGGGAGCACGGGAGGCacgggggggtcacagggggcgCGAGGGGGCATGGAGGGcgcgggggggcatgggggggtcatgggggggtcGCACAGGGGTCGCACAGGGGTCACACGAGGGTCACACGAGGACCACAGGGGTTGCACAGGGGTCACGTGGGGACCACGGGGGTCACACAAGGGTCACACGGGAGTTGCACAGGGGTCACGCAGGGGTCGCACAAAGGTCACACAGGGGTCGCgcgggggtcacgggggggtcgCAAGGGTCACACAGGGGTCGCGCGGGGGTCACGGGGGGCCTCACCTCctggtcctgctgctgctcccgcagGTGCCGGGCGATGAAGCCgacggcggcggccgccgctcgcagctcggggggcggggggggccccgggggggcgccgggggggcgcgggggggcgccGAGGGGGGGCCGCCGCAGGAAGTACTCGTCCCCGCCGCGAGGGGGCGCCCCCGGGGGGCGGGGCgagcccggggggggcggggccggggggaggtgcagccccaggaggggggggaggcgctgcaggaggagctgcggggggggggggtgtgaggggGGGCAggtcccctcccccaccccctgcaggggggggcggggaccccccagGGGAGCCAGGCgttgggggaggggcggggggactCAGGTGTCCAGGGGACACCCcgttttggggggacccaggctttcggggggggacccaggcttTCGGGGGGGGACATAGAGGGGCCCCAGGTGTCCAGGgctccccattttggggggacccaggagtttgggggggacccaggcatccagggaccCCTTTTTGGGGGGACGCAGGCatcttggggggacccaggcacccaccGAGGGGCCCCAGGTGTCCATGACAGGGGGGTCCCGGGCATCGGGGGGGCACCCGGGCGGGAGGGGGGTCCCACCCTGTGGGCCCAGGGTGACATGGTGTGGGtggcggggatgggggggtcccaggcacccaAGATGGGGGGACTCAGGCATGGGGGTGGTCCCATGCACCCAGGATGGGGGGTCCCGGGTGTCCGTgacaggggggtcccaggcatcgggggggcacccaggctgtgtggggggggtcccaggcacccaggatggggggtcctgggtgtccgtgacaggggggtcccaggcatcgggggggcacccaggctgggtgcggggggtcccaggcacccaggatgGGGGGTGCCAGATGTCCATgacaggggggtcccaggcatcgggggggcacccaggcgggGGGGgtggtcccaggcacccaggatggggggtcccaggtgtccatgacaggggggtcccaggcacccaggatgGGGGGTCCCGGGTGTCCGTgacaggggggtcccaggcatcgggggggcacccaggcgggGGGGCTCACCCGGTGGGCCCAGGGCGGCATGGCGTGGGTGGCGGGGGAGCGGTGGTGCAGGTTGAGGACGCCGACGCTGAGGATGACGCAGAGCGTCAGCAGCACCAGGGTCCCCGTCAGGTAGCGCCCGATGAGCGGCACCGCCAGCGAGGTGGCCGGCACCTTgtccgccagcagcagcaggaacaccgTCAGCGTCAGCAGCGCGAACAGCGACAGCGTCATCTTCTCCCCTGCGCGGCGCCGCAGCCTCGTGCGAGGGCCTCGTGCAAAGCCCCCAGGTATCCCAGTGCAAAGCCTCGCGCAAGGCCCTCGTGCGAACGCCCCCCGAATGAGCCCCGGGCAACCCCCCATTGCAAAGCCCTCGTGCAAAACCCTCGTGCAAGGCCCTCGTGCAAAGCCCCCATGCAAAACCCTCGTGCAAAACCCCCAGGTATCCCAGTGCAAGCCCTCGTGCAAGGCCCTTGTGCAAAACCCCCGTGCAAAGCCCTCCTGCAAACGTCCCCAAATTAGCCCCAGGCACCCCCATTGCAAAGCCCTCGTGCAAAGCCCGTGTAAATCCCCCCCGCTGCAAAATCCTTGTGCAAACGTCCCAGGTAACCCCGTGCAAACCCCCTCGTGCAAATCCCTTGTACAAGGCCCTCGTGCAAAGCCCCCATGCAAAACCCTTGTGCAAAACCCCCAGGTATCCCagtgcaaaccctcgtgcaaaTCCCTCGTGCAAACACCAGAGATATCCCTGTGCAAATCCTCTGTGCAAATTCCTTGTGCAAACCCCTTGTGCAAACCCCTCGTGCAAACGCCACAGATATCCCTCGTGCAAACTCCTCGTGCAAACCCCTTGTGCAAACCCCTCGTGCCAATCCCCGTgcaacccccccgccccgcaccggcGTCGGGGGGCAGGTAGAAGACGCCGACGGCCAGCAGCGCCACGAGGACGCAGGGCACGAGGACGGTGACGATGTAGAAGAGCGGCTTCCGGCGCAGCACCAGGTAGAAGGTGACGTCCTCGTGCGCGGGGCCGCCGTGGTGCCGGCCCGAGCGGTGGCACAGGGCCCACTGCCCGTTCTCTGCGACGCCAGGGACCCCTCGTAGGGggccccgtgggaccccccggCCTCGTGCAaagccccatgggacccccaccctcGTGCAACCCCCCCATGAGACCCCCCACCCCCGTGCAAACATCCTGTGGGACCCCCACCCTCGTGCAGGGCCCCGTGGGACCCCCCTACCCTCGTGCaacccccccatgggacccccccccctcGTGTGAAGCCCCTATGGGACCCCCACCCTCATGCAaaccccccatgggaccccccccccgcgtGTGGGaccccacgggacccccccaCTCTCATGCAaaccccccgtgggacccccacCCTCGTGCAGGgtcccgtgggacccccccaccctcgTGCAAcccccccccatgggaccccccaccctCATGCAaacccccaagggaccccccaCCCTCGTGCAAACCCCCCAAGTGACCCCCCACCCTTGTGCAAAGCCCcgcgggacccccccaccctcgtgcaaaccctccgtggggcccccccccccgtgcaaaGCCCCGCACTCACCCTGGAAGTCGGGGGGCAGGGTGGCCTGGGCCCCCCCGGCCTCGGGgtcccccccggggcccccccccgccaggcgcagccccagctcctgggggcCGTAGGAGCCCGAGCGGAAGACGAGGGAGCAGTTCTGCCAGTCGAAGGGGAAGTGCGAgacctggggggcggggggtcaccccaaaacccccaggaccccccaaaccccccagggacacccaggacccccagggacccctcagccccccccagccccccagggaacccccaggaccccaccagggcccccagggcccctccccggaccccccagggatccccccggcccccccaaacccccccagacTCCCTCAACCCCTcaggcccccccaaaacccccctgcccctcccaaaAGCCCCCCCCGGCTTCCCAAAATACCCCCCAAAGCTGCCCCTAGCACCCCCAaagggccccccccagcaccccagggccccccagggaccccccaggaccccccataaTCACCCCCATAATCACCCCCCCGGACCTctcagccccccccaaaaccactcccagccccccaggacccccatagccccccagggacacccctaacccccccagaacccccttgggcccccccaggacccccccccctcaCCCGGATGGGGCAGCGGCTGCGGTAGAGCGCGGGGGGCCGCCAGCGCACGGAGCCGTCAGGGGTGACGACGGCcgggacccccagggacaccccgaaCTCCCCGtcattgctgggggggggggacagacacACACGAGGCCTCGGCACCCCCAAAGACCCTCGGtaccccctcacccccctcccaGACCCCCCAAACTCCCAGGACCGTCCAGGGACCCCAAActccccctgggtccccccaaagccccccactgagcccccccaggacccccccacccccaagcccccccccaggacccccccaccccaagcctccccccccacccccacccctcgtcccagccccccaggacccctcccagACCCCCCCCAAGGCACCAGGaccctccagggaccccaaactccccctgggtcccccccagccccccccgaggcccccagcccccccaggaccccccccactgACTTGTTCTCCAGCCCCACGTCCGGCAGCCAGAGGTGCTGGGCCGGCacccgcagcacccccagccccccgtaaGCACGGGGGTCCCACTGCAGCCGGGGGTCCCGCCAGCTCTGGGGGGGGGAGGCGAGTGGGGACCCCCCCTGCacgccccctgggaccccccaggccctcccagcacccccccaatGCCCCTGGtccccctggagcccccccaaacccccttggggacccccaggaccccccttccagccccctgggacccccatggccccctggagcccccccaaacccccggggacgccccctccagcccctggggaccctcaggacccccccaagaccccccaggacccccttgGGACTCCCAAGACCCCCTCATgacgcccccagaccccccccatggcccccaaGACCTCCTGGCCCCCTTAagaccctccctgggacccccaagcacccccaagagccccccatggccccccaagaccctccctgggacccctcagacccccccagccccccaggaccccccctacCAGGTTGAGGTAGACCTTGGTGGTCAGCTCCTCGTGCTTCTCAttctgggggggcacggggggggcatggggggacccctcccatggggaccccccccgggacccccccataGGAACCCTCCAtgcaccccatgggaccccccccccatacccccaTAGAACCCCCCCATACCCCCTCTAGGCCCCCCCAGAccgccccataggacccccccaacccccccgtaCCCCtctatagcccccatacccccctataggacccccccagccccccatacccccccataggcccccccataccccccccgtacccccccgTACCAGGCTGACGAGTTGCGCCAGCTCCAGCCCCCCTGTaccccccataggacccccccaagaccccccataggccccctgtaccccccataagacccccccaagaccccccataggccccccgtaccccccataggacccccccagaccccccataggccccccccatactcccccataccccccatagcccccccgtaccccccataggacccccccagaccccccatagccccccccagaccccccataagaccgccccatagccccccccatgccccccataccccccataggccccccccgacccccccagcccccccgtacCAGGCTGACGAGCTgcgccagctccagccccaccccCACCACCGGCCGCCCGccgggtcccgccgccgccgggcgaaCCCCGGGCCGGTACCGGGCCAGCAGCGCCCGCAGCAGCCGCTCCtcggggggggggcccggggggggccccgcgcCCGCTGCTGCGCCCAGCGGGGGGGGTCAAGggaggggggcacccatgggggggtctcggggggggcacccaagggggggGACAGACACACCCAAGGGGGGGGGTCTCAaggggggggcacccaagggtgggggACCCAAGGGGGAGGGCAAGGACCCAAGGGGGGGGGGTTCAAGGGgagggggcacccaagggggagAGTCCCCAGGCAGGGAGACCCAAGGGTGGGGGGCACGGACCCAAGGGGGGGGGTGTCCCAAGGGGGAGAGGGCACCCAAGGGGGGGCACCTAAAGGGGGGGGGGTCCCAAGCAGGAGGGGCACCCAAGGGGGGGGCACCCAAGGAGGGGGGGTTCTaagggggggggtcccaagggggaaAGGACCCAAGGGGGGGGGACCCaagggtgtgtggggggggtcccaAGTAGGGGGGGTGCAAGGAGGGGGACGCGGGAGTTCGGGGAAAGGGGGTCacccgggggggggtccgggggggggtgGTGTCACCCGTGGGGGGGttccgggggtcccggggggggtgtcacccgggggggggtcccggggggggggtcacccgTGGGGGGTCCCCTACCAAGGGCGatgccgaggaggaggagggcggcggcgggggctccgTGGGGCGCCATGGCCGGGAGTcccggggggggatggggggtgttggggggggaacagctgggtgggggaggggcgccGCCACCTGCTCCGGatgtgggggaggggcggggggggtggggcaaaaccctccccctccccaatttGGAGCTTCCTGGCACCGCTCCCTCCCCCGTGgaactgcccccccagccccacaagtgccccccagccccatatctgccccccagccccccataaccaccccccagccccatatctgcccccccataaccccccccagccccataagtgccccccaaacccccatatctgccccccccaccccccataaccacccccccagccccacaagtGCCCCCCCCACGCCGCTCTGGTACAAACTGGTGGTTTATTGAGGGGGCGGGGCCCGGTCCGCGGGGGCGGAGCTACGGCCGCGAAGGGGGCTGTCAATCATGCAGGTGGAGGCGTGGCCCGCGAAAGGGGGCGGGGCCTTATTGCTCTTGGTGCGCAGGAGGGGCGGGGCTTGCACAGTGTCGGGGTCATAGAAAAGGCcgcggggggagggcggggccagccgagggggcggggcctctgGGGCGGGGCCGGCCGAGGGGGCGGGGTTTGTGAGGCACATGGGGGGGGCTCGTGCCCCCACGTGCCCGGTgatggggggggggccccccccgggggtgTCAGTGcagggggggccgagggggggcgTGGAGGTCATAGGTCGGAGGTCACAGGTTGGGGGTCGAAGGTCACAGGTTGGGGGTCAGAGGTCACAGGTTGGGGGTCGTGGCCTCGGGGGGGGCCCCCGGGGGCTCCTCCACCTCGTGCAGGGACGGCTCCCGGTACAGTGCCACTGGGGGGGCTCCGTGAGACCCTCGTGCGAGGGACCCCCCCGGTGTGGGGACCCCCCCTGGTGTGGGGACCCCCCCGGTGCGAGACCCCTCCTTGTGCAATTCCCCCCCGCACCGAGGGGAaggtcccctgtgcccccccatccctgtgcccccctgtgccctccccgtgcccccccgtgccccccgtcccCTTGCctcccaccctgtgccccccgccccgtgccccccTGTGCCCCTCCATCCTGTACCCCCCCACGTTGTGTcccccaccccgtgtccccccaaaccctgtaccccccaccccgtgccccgCATCCCCATGcacccccccaacccaccccgtgaccccaccctgtgccccccatccccccccaccccccatggcccccTCATGGGCCCCCTCCCCCatagcccctccccacccccccccactccccatggccccccatgggacccctcccccatagcccctccccacccccccccactccccatgggcccccccatggccccccccatgggacccctcccCCGTagccccccccatggcccccccccaTGGGTCCCCTCCCCCGTagccccccccatggcccccccccatgggacccctcccCCGTAGCcgcccccatggcccccccccaTGGGTCCCCTCCCCcgtagcccccccatagcccccccccatggcccccccccaTGGGTCCcctcccccatagccccccccatggccccccccatGGGGCCcctcccccatagccccccccatggcccccccccggcccccccccgcgccccccctcaccctccagcagctggggcaggaagTGCGCGGCCGCCTTCTCCTTGCGCACGCGGTGCCCGGCCATGGGGCGGCCCTGCCGGTCCAGCCCCAGGTACCAGGCGCGGCCCGAGCGGCGCTGCCGGTAGAGGGCGGAGGCGTAGAGCACGTGGGAGCCCGCGAAGACCCCCTCCTTGAACCGGCACTCGGCCGTGAAGTgcacctggggggggagggggcgtgggggaggggtcccggggggggcatggggggtgggggaggggtc is a window encoding:
- the CHRNB1 gene encoding acetylcholine receptor subunit beta, which translates into the protein MAPHGAPAAALLLLGIALAAGAGPPPGPPPEERLLRALLARYRPGVRPAAAGPGGRPVVGVGLELAQLVSLNEKHEELTTKVYLNLSWRDPRLQWDPRAYGGLGVLRVPAQHLWLPDVGLENNNDGEFGVSLGVPAVVTPDGSVRWRPPALYRSRCPIRVSHFPFDWQNCSLVFRSGSYGPQELGLRLAGGGPGGDPEAGGAQATLPPDFQGVPGVAENGQWALCHRSGRHHGGPAHEDVTFYLVLRRKPLFYIVTVLVPCVLVALLAVGVFYLPPDAGEKMTLSLFALLTLTVFLLLLADKVPATSLAVPLIGRYLTGTLVLLTLCVILSVGVLNLHHRSPATHAMPPWAHRLRAAAAAVGFIARHLREQQQDQEGRERWRAAALALDRLLLGAFLALTGGCALGTGLDAALHRPPPRPFP